Proteins encoded by one window of Simiduia curdlanivorans:
- a CDS encoding bile acid:sodium symporter family protein: MASEVSFGADQLLLLNGILALMIFGVSLTLKVEDFSRIVRAPKAPMTGLIAQFMLLPAFTCAATWAVDMEPTMALGMMLVAACPGGTFSNIMTFIARGNLAVSVSMTAVSSVAAVLLTPFNFAFYASLNPNTKPLLQTIALDPLQMVNLFIFVLILPLIAGMLCGKFFPLLVKKSEQPFRLFSIGALLVFVAIACGKNLQALISHMGLLTVLVIAHNTFALGLGFIAAKLGRLTEPDTRAVTLEVGIQNSGLALVILFTFFPDQSNMLVVAAFWGIWHLVSGGLLATYWSRSAKQETAFAH; the protein is encoded by the coding sequence ATGGCTAGCGAAGTCAGCTTCGGCGCTGACCAACTACTGCTGCTTAATGGCATTTTGGCACTGATGATTTTTGGTGTGTCACTGACCCTAAAAGTCGAAGATTTCAGCCGTATAGTGCGCGCGCCAAAAGCACCCATGACCGGCTTAATCGCGCAATTTATGCTGCTCCCCGCCTTTACCTGCGCCGCCACTTGGGCCGTGGATATGGAGCCGACCATGGCGCTGGGTATGATGCTAGTGGCCGCCTGCCCAGGCGGTACTTTTTCTAACATCATGACCTTTATTGCGCGCGGCAACTTAGCGGTATCGGTGAGCATGACCGCCGTTTCCAGTGTTGCGGCAGTGCTGTTAACACCCTTTAACTTTGCCTTCTACGCCAGCCTAAACCCGAACACAAAACCCTTATTGCAAACCATTGCCTTAGACCCCTTGCAAATGGTGAATCTTTTTATTTTCGTGTTAATACTGCCGCTTATTGCGGGCATGTTGTGCGGTAAGTTTTTTCCCCTGCTAGTCAAAAAAAGCGAACAACCTTTTCGTTTGTTTTCCATTGGTGCGCTACTGGTATTTGTCGCCATTGCCTGTGGGAAAAATTTACAAGCTTTGATTTCACACATGGGCCTCCTTACGGTGCTGGTTATTGCGCACAACACCTTTGCCTTAGGTCTTGGCTTTATTGCCGCTAAACTAGGTCGGCTTACCGAGCCAGACACGCGTGCGGTTACCTTGGAAGTTGGCATCCAAAATTCAGGCCTTGCCTTAGTTATTCTATTCACCTTTTTTCCCGATCAATCCAACATGTTGGTGGTTGCAGCCTTCTGGGGCATTTGGCACCTAGTCAGCGGCGGTTTACTGGCAACCTATTGG